A single Apostichopus japonicus isolate 1M-3 chromosome 11, ASM3797524v1, whole genome shotgun sequence DNA region contains:
- the LOC139976032 gene encoding uncharacterized protein, with the protein MNNASDSMPTEEISPIGAGISLVALLTFDIAGSIVLMFSLYLHLRKVKERQLNTRTAFQLLLYFTMIEFAYSTFVESISVVCYLNASFNLTMSRALCLFQAWAGLTLTGSATWTMTLLAVERFLSGTKPVSSQGQKRRRDRLFYTCYTGITISAILAVVPVTREDSVTIFDPSRGFCHFSYSVNDDPLMTSFCICIIVLTLILFQIQFYSFVNLLCEERQTVKAVKNKIKLDYEEQNTSRHQNLAIYQEYWLYRSKHRRTFGGRHEWNLTATVLSLVVWLWVCLLLFLVSLVKSQLGGEVSPQIRFAAVSMLSIHNAINPFLTIFIFAPFRQRALHFITCGRIEYSRDDFILSKYLEHDVNSNSEPNWWRVVERNQWDETIPSERHRNGTYVYENDVTDDVDSYYESEYESNRSYSHDDVMSGRSTQSTVPSSVYYLNDDGAVDVSNDYLLSVPVNRPGAGSGEIVERIFILHESAKIGSDGNGLIKTSSELIGEDVSNSPKLRKVVQSYRFQEMLKRNRRDREDISPRLFKVVPPDSSLLQSEYTMRDADSKVTNEGKQSATFIESVQMTPKLRRIVESPAFRTAALQSDSFVIDSESSSSSPEHLRRSGPHKASRTEQGNVTSTPKLKRIVQSQNFKQFVMRQQENTESSKLTKGSKTPHLITVVESRSNQNGAVARAKSRRSVLSHNDVELLELSDESTQSVDRQINTPGKRRNIAKKSQEKSLEGLKRKNVRAKYINSFPQETALLQDVGAKPLQILGLSPKYSKNKPEENGLFSKGDDRPEILNALFQKALLVGSSTKIVDVDELNETTGSSSGRLAKGSRDSSHGQSMGRNKSDSWGNGLDGKEILIDAKFSATSTGRDNKEYVKNATKSGKVTFQLDDETLKQKEKLDSDRVAMDTSGKLGKSSATNMANLSLKDDEGECLDVKETFMGKTDKFVMDKNDYKEQTVDKFADQLSQDCNVQGDDWVTFSHENSETSILQDEAVRSQSNNFQEEVSLPNKAFPDQKTELQEKVAEEDETETSFDRGRVDVGLKGKAVETLDDNSNRTSMNDKGSRVPEVPKIVISEEGSNGIGTS; encoded by the exons ATGAATAACGCTTCCGACTCCATGCCCACTGAAGAAATCAGTCCAATAGGGGCAGGGATATCACTGGTGGCTcttctgacctttgacatcgCTGGTAGCATCGTTTTAATGTTTTCACTTTATCTTCATCTCCGAAAAGTGAAGGAGAGGCAACTAAACACGCGAACTGCTTTTCAGTTATTGTTGTATTTCACGATGATTGAGTTTGCATACAGTACTTTTGTGGAAAGTATTTCAGTTGTGTGTTACCTCAACGCATCGTTCAATTTGACGATGTCTCGTGCTTTATGCTTATTTCAAGCTTGGGCTGGTTTAACATTAACAGGCTCCGCTACATGGACTATGACTTTGCTAGCTGTTGAAAGGTTCTTATCTGGAACGAAACCAGTTTCTTCACAGGGACAAAAGAGAAGACGTGACCGATTATTTTATACTTGTTACACAGGTATTACCATTTCCGCGATATTAGCTGTCGTCCCGGTAACCAGAGAGGACAGCGTAACAATCTTCGATCCATCGAGAGGTTTCTGCCATTTTAGTTACAGTGTCAACGATGATCCTCTCATGACGTCATTTTGTATATGCATAATCGTTTTGACCTTGATATTATTCCAAATCCAATTTTATTCATTTGTGAACCTTTTATGTGAGGAACGCCAAACAGTGAAAGCAGTTAAGAATAAGATCAAACTTGACTATGAAGAACAGAATACATCAAGACATCAGAATCTAGCAATTTATCAAGAATATTGGTTATATCGAAGTAAACACCGGAGGACATTTGGAGGCAGACATGAATGGAACTTAACCGCCACCGTACTATCATTAGTCGTCTGGTTGTGGGTGTGTCTATTACTATTCCTG GTCTCATTAGTCAAATCTCAGTTAGGAGGAGAGGTTTCTCCACAGATCAGGTTTGCTGCCGTGAGCATGCTCTCCATTCATAACGCAATCAATCCCTTCCTGACGATCTTCATTTTCGCGCCATTTCGTCAAAGGGCATTACACTTCATAACGTGTGGGCGAATAGAATACAGCAGAGATGATTTCATACTAAGTAAATATCTAGAGCATGACGTCAACAGCAACAGCGAACCTAATTGGTGGAGAGTTGTTGAGCGCAACCAATGGGACGAGACCATACCTTCTGAGAGACACAGGAATGGGACGTACGTCTATGAGAATGACGTTACTGATGATGTAGATTCATATTATGAAAGTGAATACGAAAGCAATAGAAGTTACAGTCATGATG ATGTAATGTCTGGTCGTTCTACGCAGTCAACGGTTCCATCAAGTGTTTACTATCTGAACGATGACGGTGCGGTGGATGTAAGTAACGATTACCTTCTTTCGGTACCGGTTAACCGACCCGGAGCCGGTAGCGGAGAGATTGTTGAACGGATATTCATCCTCCACGAATCTGCAAAGATTGGTAGCGATGGCAACGGGTTAATAAAGACTTCATCAGAATTAATAGGAGAGGACGTGTCAAATTCTCCGAAACTAAGAAAAGTTGTCCAAAGCTACAGGTTTCAAGAAATGTTGAAACGTAACCGTCGCGACCGGGAAGATATCTCTCCGCGATTATTTAAAGTAGTTCCACCAGATTCATCTTTACTGCAAAGTGAATATACTATGAGAGATGCAGATAGCAAGGTCACTAACGAAGGAAAGCAAAGTGCTACCTTTATTGAGTCTGTCCAAATGACACCTAAACTGAGGCGAATTGTTGAATCACCAGCTTTTAGAACCGCTGCGCTTCAGTCGGATTCTTTCGTTATAGATTCTGAATCGAGTTCGTCAAGCCCAGAACATTTAAGGCGAAGTGGACCACATAAAGCTTCAAGAACGGAACAAGGCAATGTTACTAGTACCCCAAAGCTAAAGAGAATTGTACAATCTCAGAACTTTAAGCAATTTGTCATGAGGCAACAAGAAAATACAGAATCTTCGAAATTAACAAAGGGATCTAAGACACCTCATCTTATAACAGTGGTTGAATCGAGATCAAACCAAAATGGCGCTGTTGCTAGGGCCAAAAGTAGGAGGTCTGTTCTATCTCACAACGATGTAGAACTGTTAGAGTTATCCGATGAAAGCACACAATCAGTCGATAGACAAATAAATACACCAGGAAAAAGGAGAAACATCGCTAAAAAGTCGCAAGAAAAAAGTCTCGAAGgtttgaagagaaaaaatgtGCGAGCGAAATACATAAACAGCTTTCCACAAGAAACTGCTTTGCTTCAAGATGTTGGTGCTAAACCTCTCCAAATATTGGGTCTGTCACCAAAGTATAGCAAGAATAAACCGGAAGAAAACGGCTTATTTTCAAAAGGAGATGACAGACCAGAAATTCTGAACGCGCTTTTCCAAAAGGCATTGCTGGTCGGTAGTTCAACGAAAATAGTTGATGTAGACGAATTGAACGAAACGACTGGTAGCAGTAGCGGAAGACTAGCAAAGGGATCACGTGATTCCTCTCATGGCCAGTCCATGGGCCGAAACAAATCTGACTCTTGGGGTAACGGCCTTGACGGAAAGGAAATTTTAATTGATGCAAAGTTTTCTGCAACTTCAACAGGAAGGGACAATAAGGAATATGTTAAAAATGCTACGAAAAGTGGAAAGGTAACTTTTCAGTTAGATGACGAGACActcaaacaaaaagaaaaattagaCAGCGATCGGGTTGCAATGGACACCTCGGGAAAGTTGGGTAAGTCTTCAGCGACAAATATGGCTAATTTATCTCTGAAGGATGATGAAGGTGAATGTTTGGACGTTAAAGAAACATTTATGGGGAAAACAGATAAGTTCGTCATGGATAAGAATGATTACAAGGAACAAACAGTTGACAAATTTGCTGACCAACTGAGTCAGGACTGTAATGTTCAAGGAGATGACTGGGTAACATTTAGTCATGAAAACAGTGAAACGAGTATTTTACAAGATGAAGCAGTGCGTAGCCAAAGTAACAATTTTCAGGAAGAGGTTTCATTACCAAATAAAGCGTTTCCTGATCAGAAAACTGAATTACAAGAGAAAGTAGCAGAAGAAGATGAAACCGAAACTAGTTTTGATAGAGGAAGGGTTGACGTGGGCCTCAAGGGAAAAGCAGTAGAGACACTGGATGACAATAGCAACAGAACATCAATGAACGATAAGGGTAGTCGGGTGCCGGAGGTACCAAAGATTGTGATTAGCGAAGAAGGTTCAAATGGTATCGGGACAAGCTAA